The Toxorhynchites rutilus septentrionalis strain SRP chromosome 1, ASM2978413v1, whole genome shotgun sequence genome contains the following window.
aaCTACTTGTTTATCTTGGGTTCGAATATAGTACACCATTGATTACACGTCATATCACGAACTGGAATGGCGGATCAATATCAATTAGTTTGACTGTTCCCGTTTTTGTGCATCatgattggaaaaaaattatagaaatgaCAGTGGTTTTTTCAATATCaatgttttcaatttaaaaaaatacggaaaatagtaataaataaaatcaatttcaatgATGTACTCAAAATAGTCGGTTGcatcaaaaaaatacaaaattctcACTGAGGGTCTTAAAAAAAGTCTAGACAAAAAAGTTAGAGATTGTTGTAACACGAGAAAATACGACATATGAATGACTCATTGCAGCGAACTACTCTCCTTGTCTTGGATCGCACCTTTCTCCCCGTGCATACAGATGTGTTGCATCTTTCACTTTCTCTTGGCGCACGGCGCACGTTGTGTTCAATAAAATCCGAGCGGGGTGGAAAAAATCGAACACTAAACATTAGCATTACACTTTACCGTGTTGTTGTTTGatacactctctctctctctggttatgatcattatcattattattaATAAACGTAGATGGTCTTCAGTTGGGGCTTCAGCTCGGGCGGTATCGCTGGGGCGGGTTCGTGCGATTTTCGCGACACTAGCCGCTTGAAGCGGCCGGACAGCTGTCGCTTCAGACCCTTGAAGCCGGTCTTATCGTTGTGTACTAACGCATCCTGTTCaggaagagaaagaaagagtGAAGAAAACAAAACGTTAGTGATATATGTGAGATTATAGGACGAGAAGTGGTGAGGATTTCATAAGTGCACCGAATTTGCCTTCCTTCGGTTGAATCTTGAACATTGTAAACCCTGCAGTGTATCGGACTCCTATTTGGAAACAAGCGTAAATGGCAAATGAGCCGCCCTAATTCTACGCACCCGACAAAATGTGTCTTGGCTAAACATACGCCGCCAACAAAAGACGGCTCTTCCGCATCGGTGAAGGCGAATTTCTGCAAAGCACCAATCATTTCGAATGGAAGCTATATGCACACAAACATGAACGACCTCGTGTTCAAAGTATCGATCGCAACGCTTGCACAGATACATCAACTCTGGAGCATGGAGTTGTTTAACATTTCAAGCAATCATTTCCTATGGAGGAGGTGGAACACATTAATCTTCGACGCTCGTGGAGAAGGTGCGCTCGAGCGCGGAACTACTTATTCGTGCGAGCTGTCTGCTGTCATCAATTCTTAATTCTCGACGACAGAGCGATGCTCTTGTTCCTGGTTGGTGAAGCAAAACAAAGAACTACATATTTATCTCGTATGGTGGCCTTTTGAATAAACAAACACCTTGAATGAAGTGCTGGACTTTTTTGAAGGGGTTCTGTGGGCTTCCCCCACAGTGCTCCGACACTAATCAACGCTAGTAATTTTAGATCCGACGGGTTTAGAAGGCGaaactaattattttcatttatgaaaTGGTATTCTAGTGTGATTAACATAGGGGCGCGCGCTAGGTGCAGTCTATGCGAGTTGTCCTATTGAAGCACCGTATCGCGTGCTATAATTTCAGTGGTTTAAAAATAACCAACACAATTAACCATTGAATGTGCTTCCTGCGCACCCGCCGCCATGCTCTCTTTGAGCGTTCGACGACCCAGATCTTGTGGGAGATTAGACTGCTCGGGGGTTTGTTGTTGCTAAGCGCTACGTTTCGTTTTGGTAGCAACATGAGCTACCCTCTTTCGTGCCTCGTGAGAAGTAAAaccatcaacagaaattgatTCAGTCTTCCCATTCGTTCTCCCCTCGTGGTTATTCCATTATTTTCGGTTCAAACTCATTTCATTCGATCAAGCATCGAGCGCACGAGAGGAGGAATCTTGTTTCCACTCTTGCTACCAAGCGGCGTGGCTTGGTCCGTTCGCATCTTCCTCGAGGACAGCGAACGAACGCAAAAACGGCCATACGAGAGTGCAGAGTGAGAATCGAAAAAGGGAAAAACAGGAATGCTTAACACAGAAAGCGTTCTTGTTGGCGTACGAAAAGATGGGGCAGGCAATTGCGAAATAAAAACAGCGCGACCAGGCGAGCGGAAGAAGTTCAATAGCAGCAGAGGCCATGTCTGGCCGGCCACAGGAGTGCAGTGAACTTCAGCGCTTCGCTTCGACCCCTGTAGGAAGTCAAGGATCAGTGAACTGGATATTTTAACTCTGTGAAGGGGGAATTGATTCGCTGAAGGTTCTCATTCTTAGAATGGTTCAGTCTGCTGGAGAAGCGTCTCCAATTTCAAAGAAAAAGGTCAACAGTTTCGTCGGCCTTCATCACTCTTTGTTCCGTAAGCATACATAAAGGATTAATTACAGATTATAGGCTGCACTTGAGGTGCTCTTTCAAGGTACCGGTCACTATGATTTTGAGTTTCCTTTTACTCGTCTGGTTCTTGCTCACCACGGAGCTGGAGTACTCTAACAACTATTACTGATCGTGATTGATAGAATaattcaattgaaattgaacaaaaagagAGAAGAGGAAATAAAAATCCCTGTTTCaaaagtgcctgaagttcatcaaaccaAGCAACTTCGCGGTTCGGGAAGTACGTACACATGATAGatacaataatttcagagggaaatgtgaaatacaatgatcgtttgacaattcttccgttaacATGTTTTGGCttggtcctaggcatcatatcaaacgtaaaaagacgGTTATCAAATTTAcgtgtaacgaagaacataatctattacaatgcatgtattgatcttacatggcaaatGTTCAAACTaattacttacaaagcaaatatggtGAATTCAATAGAACTCgaacattgtttcattcaatcaataatttaatcaatacaaacaaatgcttactaagtcaacggtagtcccccgtcaaccttgcggttatatcaaagatgtaacccacccattttttttaaatttagttttCTTAATACACTTCCCCAGATATTGAAATTAATAGTTTATAAGCCACCATTCGCATGATTGTGTGGCCATAATCCCAGGGAAATCGTGGTCTTGCTCTGTAGCTGCACCTTCCCCGACTGAGCTAAGGGAGGCCCCCATCGCAGACTGGATCAAACTTGCTTATTTCAGGAAGGCAAATTAGGGCCCATTTTAAGCAATAAGCATTGGGTACTTACTTGACTGTTGGCGTTGTAGCTGTAAAGGTTGGGCTGCGGTGGTAGCGGAGGAAACACCCACACACTGGACGGGCTCTGTCGGAATGCCACCGGAGTTGGTACCGAGTATCCGTTCTCCTGCTGCTGCTGGCTGCCGTTATTGTGGACACTACTGCTATGGTGGTGGTTATGATGATGATTGTTGTTATTGTTACTGCTAGGATTGTGGTGATGCGACGGTGGGGCCGCCTCCACGTTGGTCGCCGTCACTGGACTCACGGACGATTCTTCACGCTTTCTCAGTTTGCTGCGGACGAGACGCATGGTCATTAGGGTTCCGTTACTGCCGACCATTTTCTTGAGCTTGATAATTTTGGCGGTTTGTTCAAAATGAGTTTGTGCTTTGCGAGCGATGTAAAGTATCACAGAATTTGGCTGCTTCTCTCCAAGAGAATAATAGTAATttggttggttttttttttttttattttgcggtTTCGCTTGGCTATCACAATGTTTCACACGTCCCAGACGCTCGGTTGCAGAGTATGCAATCTCCAGTAGTAGTTTGCTGACTAGAACCCACGAAGATTTTCAATGTTCTTCaatcattttcaaactggccCACGTTCTACAATCTTTCCTTCCACCTTCTGTTTAGGTTTGGAAGAAAAGTTTCTTAGAACTGCTCACAGAAAACTTTGTCACTTCACGCTGACACGTTTCACAGTTTACTATGTTTCAATAGTTCTTCTTGCACAGTATAATGTTCTCTTATCTTTTCCCCAAAACTTCAAATAAAACACTGttttagctttttttttcttttctcttcttCCCGCAAGCAGCTTTGCGGAAGTTTCTCTAGCTTAGCGAGAGCACACGACAGAAGAATAAAAACAACTGCTTGCTTCAACGGTTCAAACTCAACATGAATCGGGTTCGCTTCGTTGTGGCCGTTTTATATATCAGCCGAACATGTTTGCGCCCGAATGGGAGCCGAATTGCGAAAAAAAACCCGAATGTAATCACTAGAGGCGCAAGCAAAACAAACAGCCGTGAAGAAGAAAAGCAACACGATAGCACCAAACAGATGGTTCGCTGGTACGAttgcacaaacacaaacacacatcCCGCCGCCGACATGGGGCGGTATATATTCACAAACACCACCATGTGTGCGCATATGACGTTCACAGACGGTGGGTTTGTTTTGAAACGTAATCTCACACCAATGACAAGGGACGAGGGGCGaggggcgaggggtgaggggtcCCGCCGTGGAGGGTTGATGGAAGTTAACAAAACGGCGTACGAGCGAGGAAAACACGGCTATGGCGTAGAATCCGTTTGCTCAATCTTCGATCTTTGACGTGAGCTTCCCCTTTCTCGGGGAGAATACGCATCACCTTCATCATCATAATAATCATCGTCCGCGGATTGAAATAGGTTATTTCCATTCACTTGGGGGGTGCGCAAACAAAACCGGACACCGAAGAGTAGTTCCCAATCGTAACAATAACGCGCACAAGGCGATTAGAATCAAAGCCCCCTTCTGCTCGAGCTCCGGTAATGCGAAACGTCGTACTGACCGGCAGGCCGGACCAAAACGCGGTGGTTTCGAGCCAAATGTTTAGTATGCAAACCTTTACGCTGAATCACCTGGTGGTAGGTAGTACACACCTCGCGCTTTTCGTTCGCCATTCACTGGAAACAGGTTAGAACTAGATTCCGCGAGGCTACAGCGGATTCGATCTTGATAGTGCCAGTTATGGAGGCAATGTTTTGGCATTTGTAAGAATTGCTGCTGCTGGCACAGCCAGGAAAAAAGGCTTTATGGCCCTGCGAAGCTTTGATTGCGTCGTTTGGCTATATCATGGCAGCGATAAGAGGGTGAGTGATTACTGTTTTAACAGTTGAGAGTGGGATTAGTTGAAGCGAATATGGCGAAACGATGTTGAGCGCTATTGGTGAAAGTGCCGGAGAGCAGTAAAACGGTTAACTGCATGTTTGTTAGACGGAAATCTAtactatttttgacgtaggattaagtTATTTGAGTGTATATTGTgggaataaattgaaaaactcAATATCAGTAACGTCACGGAAATTGGCTTATTGCTTAGTTATCAATTTGGACACTCGCCAAGCGATATGTATATAAAATTTGTATACGCAATAATctgaacacattcaaaacattaTAACATTCGAAATATTGCTGCCGTAAGTGAAATATTGCACAAAAACAGAGATGGGTGCATGGATGTCAGGTGTTTTTTTCAGATGTCTTCACATGGAACGAAAAAAACGTCTTCAAAtttcttcacaatcatattaaAGAAAACTATAATTCATAACTTAATTTGGAATAATGTTTGATagattattcaatgtttattctaatttatattgttataaagtttataaattttgtatttaaagtttatttcaataaatgtgaacaaacaatatattgcgcaactgtGTGATTACGTTTTATGAGTGAATTACGTTCCAAAgccacccccccccctccttttggggtttcattagtattttagctgtaacagtgTACATtaaggtggcagcgaaaatggtcaaatttcaaaaaccggccatgtacattttgtttattggcccaaaaaaatgatctgtgcaaagtttcagctcgatcggacatgatttaggggtgcctcaaagttttgattttttgatcctcgaaaatcttccaagggaggagtaaaagaaatttggagaatagattttttttttcgatgccaaatgacttaaaaatgcacgaaacgtcgagatctggtgtcatctcgaaaaaaaattttggccgaaaatcgaccttttgggtcTTAGCTTACTCAGACCAAATTTAAGCTTTTGTCCaatcatttatatttagctgGATAATACGCTTTATGCTGGATAACTCATGAAAAATCTGAACAGACACAGTTTAAGCTAGAAATATATCTTTTATTGGACTATTTACACTCTCCCCtaccgaaacgaaccgatgattatctgtaataaaattaatcagttTAATAATGGTCGAACGACAGTATTGAGTGCTTGATAAGACAATATGCTGAACTATACGTTGTATAGAAGCTTATTTagaccaaattgaagcttttgttTAACCATCGATGTTCACCTGGGTAATATGCCAGAGAAACGAATTGAAAACGTTTATTCAACTTCAAAGCAGCTTTTGTACAATACATGACAGACTACTAAAATAAACGTTTGCTGCGAGTGTTTTTAAGCTCATGTTCGACTGCTTGGCATTACATTTTTAAGTGTTCTAACGCAGAAAGTGGTTTTATAGAGGATCATCGATGCAAATGTCGTAAGTTTGAATATTGGTCATTTACATTCTTTTTCAGAAACTGCGCAAGTTTTATCTAGTAGCTGTAAAAGACTCTAACAAGCTAAAAAACTAATTCTATTTATAGAAATTTGATAGAAAGAAATAATGCAGTCAGACAAAGTTCTTCTTCGATATCGCAGTCTAAGTAGAGCTTATCAAATCAGAATATGGTCGAATAGACGTTTCCACCACACCTTGTAGTTGAATA
Protein-coding sequences here:
- the LOC129763408 gene encoding protein catecholamines up isoform X2, with translation MLNCTDLACVLHHHHFYAHLHHLKHHLQDDHDHHGGHGHHESHDHHESAAGEGSDVDNNNIQDLLNDTDSELSSLSHVDAPNDVLYMVCGVVIAMLLVGLIIVLVAVTISKLRKREESSVSPVTATNVEAAPPSHHHNPSSNNNNNHHHNHHHSSSVHNNGSQQQQENGYSVPTPVAFRQSPSSVWVFPPLPPQPNLYSYNANSQDALVHNDKTGFKGLKRQLSGRFKRLVSRKSHEPAPAIPPELKPQLKTIYVY
- the LOC129763408 gene encoding protein catecholamines up isoform X4 — its product is MLNCTDLACVLHHHHFYAHLHHLKHHLQDDHDHHGGHGHHESHDHHESAAGEGSDVDNNNIQDLLNDTDAPNDVLYMVCGVVIAMLLVGLIIVLVAVTISKLRKREESSVSPVTATNVEAAPPSHHHNPSSNNNNNHHHNHHHSSSVHNNGSQQQQENGYSVPTPVAFRQSPSSVWVFPPLPPQPNLYSYNANSQDALVHNDKTGFKGLKRQLSGRFKRLVSRKSHEPAPAIPPELKPQLKTIYVY
- the LOC129763408 gene encoding probable serine/threonine-protein kinase DDB_G0282963 isoform X5 is translated as MSELRIPCTHPAGEGSDVDNNNIQDLLNDTDSELSSLSHVDAPNDVLYMVCGVVIAMLLVGLIIVLVAVTISKLRKREESSVSPVTATNVEAAPPSHHHNPSSNNNNNHHHNHHHSSSVHNNGSQQQQENGYSVPTPVAFRQSPSSVWVFPPLPPQPNLYSYNANSQDALVHNDKTGFKGLKRQLSGRFKRLVSRKSHEPAPAIPPELKPQLKTIYVY
- the LOC129763408 gene encoding uncharacterized protein LOC129763408 isoform X1, encoding MTIKHLLPNDATSSGAAELQQQQRHPQYQYYHQQLRTELANGTVAETFKAAGEGSDVDNNNIQDLLNDTDSELSSLSHVDAPNDVLYMVCGVVIAMLLVGLIIVLVAVTISKLRKREESSVSPVTATNVEAAPPSHHHNPSSNNNNNHHHNHHHSSSVHNNGSQQQQENGYSVPTPVAFRQSPSSVWVFPPLPPQPNLYSYNANSQDALVHNDKTGFKGLKRQLSGRFKRLVSRKSHEPAPAIPPELKPQLKTIYVY
- the LOC129763408 gene encoding uncharacterized protein LOC129763408 isoform X3 — encoded protein: MTIKHLLPNDATSSGAAELQQQQRHPQYQYYHQQLRTELANGTVAETFKAAGEGSDVDNNNIQDLLNDTDAPNDVLYMVCGVVIAMLLVGLIIVLVAVTISKLRKREESSVSPVTATNVEAAPPSHHHNPSSNNNNNHHHNHHHSSSVHNNGSQQQQENGYSVPTPVAFRQSPSSVWVFPPLPPQPNLYSYNANSQDALVHNDKTGFKGLKRQLSGRFKRLVSRKSHEPAPAIPPELKPQLKTIYVY